In Bos indicus isolate NIAB-ARS_2022 breed Sahiwal x Tharparkar chromosome 2, NIAB-ARS_B.indTharparkar_mat_pri_1.0, whole genome shotgun sequence, a single genomic region encodes these proteins:
- the OBSL1 gene encoding obscurin-like protein 1 isoform X2, translating into MKAGSGDQGSPPCFLRFPRPVRVVSGAEAELKCVVLGEPPPTVVWEKGGQQLAASDRLSFPVDGAEHCLLLSGALPTDAGVYVCRARNSAGEAYAAAAVTVLEPPAHEPEPQLAERPLPPPGAGEGAPVFLTGPRSQWVLRGAEVVLECQVGGLPAPTLYWEKDGMALDEVWDSSHFSLEPGRAGAGAGAGASLALRILAARLPDSGVYVCHARNAHGHARAGALLQVQQTPESPPEDPDEAPTPVVEPLKCAPKTFWVNEGKHAKFRCYVMGKPEPEIEWHWEGRPLLPDRRRLMYRDRDGGFVLKVLYCQAKDRGLYVCAARNSAGQTLSAVQLHVKEPRLRFSRPLQDVEGREHGIAVLECKVPNSRIPTAWFREDQRLLPCRKYEQIEEGTVRRLIIHRLKADDDGVYLCEMRGRVRTVANVTVKGPILKRLPRKLDVFEGENAVLLVETREAGVEGRWSRDGEDLPATCQSSSGHMHALVLPGVTREDAGEVTFSLGNSRTTTLLRVKCIKHNPPGPPVLAEMFKGHRNTVLLTWKPPDPTPETPFIYRLERQEVGSEDWVQCFSIEKAGAVEVPGDCVPTEGDYRFRVCTVSEHGRSPHVVFHGSAHLVPTARLVAGLEEVQVYDGEDAVFSLDLSTVIQGTWFLNGEELKSNEPEGQVGPGPLRYRVEQHGLQHRLILQAVRHQDSGALIGFSCPGVQDSAALTIQESPVHILSPQDKVSLTFTTSDRVVLTCELSRVDFPASWYKDGQQVEESESLVVKMDGRKHRLILPEAQVQDSGEFECRTEGISAFFSVTVQDPPVHIVAPREHVFVHAITSECVMLTCEVDREDAPVHWFKDGQEVEESDFVLLESEGPHRRLVLPSAQPSVGGEFQCVAGDERAYFTVTITDVSSWIVYPSGKVYVAAVRLERVVLTCELCRPWAEVRWTKDGEEVVESPALLLQKEDTVRRLVLPAVQLEDSGEYLCEIDDESASFTVTVTEPPVRILYPRDEVTLVAVSLECVVLMCELSREDAPVRWYKDGLEVEESEALVLESDGPHRRLVLPAAQPQDGGEFVCDAGDDSAFYTVTVTAPPERIVHPAARSLDLQFRAPGRVELRCEVAPAGSQVRWYKDGLEVEASDALQLGAEGPTRTLTLPHAQPEDAGEYVCETRDEAVTFNISLAEPPVQFLAPEAAPGPLCVAPGEPVVLSCELSRAGALVFWSHNGKPVQTGEGLELRAEGPRRVLCIRAADLAHAGLYTCQCGAAPGAPSLSFTVQVAEPPVRVVAPEAAQTRVRSTPGGDLELAVRLSGPGGPVRWYKDGERLASQGRVQLEQDGARQVLRVRGARSRDAGEYLCDTPQDSRIFLVSVEEPPLVKLISELTPLTVHEGDDATFRCEVSPPDADITWLRNGVVVTPGPQLEMTQNGSSRTLTVRSCRLEDAGTVTARAGGTSTSARLHVRETELLFLRRLQDVRAEEGQDVCLEVETGRVGAAGAVHWMRGGAPLPPDSRLSTAQDGHIYRLFIHCVVLADQGTYGCESHHDRTLARLSVRPKQLRVLQPLEDVTIIEGGSATFQLELSQEGVTGEWARGGVRLQPGPKCQIQAEGHAHHLVLSGLGLADSGCISFTADTLRCAARLTVREAPVTIVRGLQDLEVTEGDTATFECALSQTLADVTWEKDGQPLTPSARLRLQALGTRRLLQLRRCSPLDAGTYSCVVGMARTGPVHLVVRERKVSVLSELRSVRAREGDGATFECTVSEVETAGSWELGGRPLRPGGRVRIRQEALPLQMLRRPPREKTVLVGRRAVLEVTVSRPGGQVCWLREGAELCPGDKYQLRSHGPTHSLVIHDVRPEDQGTYCCQAGQDSAYTRLLVEGDATLST; encoded by the exons ATGAAGGCGGGCTCGGGGGATCAGGGGAGCCCCCCGTGCTTCCTGCGCTTCCCGCGGCCCGTGCGGGTGGTAAGTGGCGCGGAGGCCGAGCTCAAGTGCGTGGTGCTGGGGGAGCCGCCGCCCACTGTCGTGTGGGAGAAGGGCGGGCAGCAGCTGGCGGCCTCCGATCGCCTGAGCTTCCCGGTAGACGGCGCCGAGCACTGCCTGCTGCTGAGCGGGGCGCTGCCCACCGACGCTGGGGTCTACGTGTGCCGCGCCCGCAACTCGGCCGGAGAGGCCTACGCGGCAGCTGCCGTCACCGTGCTGGAGCCGCCGGCCCACGAGCCCGAGCCCCAGCTCGCCGAGCGCCCGCTGCCGCCGCCCGGAGCCGGAGAGGGCGCCCCGGTGTTCCTGACGGGGCCCCGGTCCCAGTGGGTGCTGCGGGGGGCGGAGGTGGTGCTGGAGTGCCAGGTGGGGGGCCTCCCCGCGCCCACGCTCTACTGGGAGAAGGATGGGATGGCGCTGGACGAAGTGTGGGACAGCAGCCACTTCTCCCTCGAGCCGGGCCgcgcgggcgcgggcgcgggcgcgggcgcgAGCCTGGCGCTTCGCATCCTGGCGGCTCGGCTGCCCGACTCGGGCGTCTACGTGTGCCACGCCCGCAACGCCCACGGCCACGCGCGGGCCGGGGCGCTGCTGCAGGTGCAGCAGACCCCCGAGAGCCCGCCCGAGGACCCCGACGAGGCCCCCACGCCCGTGGTGGAGCCGCTTAAGTGCGCGCCCAAGACCTTCTGGGTGAACGAGGGCAAGCACGCAAAGTTCCGCTGCTACGTGATGGGCAAGCCGGAGCCAGAAATTGAATGGCACTGGGAGGGCCGCCCGCTGCTCCCCGATCGCCGCCGCCTCATGTACCGCGACCGAGACGGCGGCTTTGTGCTCAAGGTGCTGTACTGCCAGGCCAAGGACCGTGGGCTCTACGTGTGCGCCGCGCGCAATTCGGCGGGCCAGACGCTCAGTGCGGTGCAGCTGCACGTGAAAG AGCCCCGCCTCCGCTTCTCTAGGCCGCTGCAGGACGTGGAGGGCCGAGAGCATGGAATTGCGGTGCTGGAGTGTAAAGTCCCCAACTCTCGCATTCCCACTGCCTGGTTCCGCGAGGACCAGCGACTACTGCCCTGCCGCAAGTACGAGCAAATCGAGGAGGGCACGGTCCGCCGCCTCATCATCCACAGGCTGAAGGCGGACGACGACGGCGTCTACCTGTGCGAGATGCGCGGCCGTGTGCGCACCGTGGCCAACGTGACAGTCAAAG GGCCCATCCTGAAGCGGCTGCCCCGGAAGCTCGACGTTTTTGAGGGCGAAAACGCGGTGCTGCTGGTGGAGACACGCGAGGCTGGGGTGGAGGGACGCTGGAGTCGCGACGGAGAGGACCTGCCGGCCACCTGTCAGAGCAGCTCAGGCCACATGCACGCCCTGGTCCTTCCAGGGGTCACCCGAGAAGATGCTGGGGAGGTCACCTTCAGTCTGGGCAACTCCCGGACCACCACTCTGCTTAGAGTCAAAT GCATCAAGCACAATCCCCCAGGACCCCCAGTGTTGGCTGAGATGTTCAAGGGCCACAGGAACACGGTCCTGCTCACCTGGAAGCCTCCAGACCCCACCCCCGAGACCCCCTTCATCTACCGGCTGGAGCGGCAGGAGGTGGGCTCGGAAGACTGGGTACAGTGCTTCAGCATTGAGAAAGCCGGGGCCGTGGAGGTGCCCGGGGACTGCGTGCCGACCGAGGGTGACTACCGCTTCCGAGTCTGCACCGTCAGTGAACACGGCCGCAGCCCGCACGTGGTGTTCCATGGGTCTGCTCACCTGG TGCCCACAGCTCGCCTGGTGGCTGGTCTGGAGGAGGTGCAGGTGTATGATGGGGAAGACGCCGTCTTCTCCCTGGATCTCTCCACCGTCATCCAGGGCACCTGGTTCCTTAACGGGGAGGAGCTCAAGAGTAACGAGCCAGAGGGCCAGGTGGGGCCGGGGCCCCTGCGGTACCGGGTGGAACAGCATGGCCTGCAGCACAGGCTCATCCTGCAGGCCGTCCGGCATCAGGACAGTGGGGCCCTGATCGGCTTCAGCTGCCCAGGTGTGCAGGACTCAGCTGCCCTCACCATCCAAG AGAGTCCCGTGCACATCCTGAGCCCCCAGGACAAGGTGTCGCTGACCTTTACAACCTCCGATCGGGTGGTACTGACCTGTGAGCTCTCCCGGGTGGACTTCCCAGCGAGCTGGTACAAGGATGGGCAGCAGGTGGAGGAGAGCGAGTCACTGGTGGTGAAGATGGACGGGCGCAAACACCGCCTAATCCTGCCCGAGGCCCAGGTCCAGGACAGCGGCGAGTTCGAGTGCAGGACAGAAGGCATCTCAGCCTTCTTCAGCGTCACCGTCCAAG ACCCCCCAGTGCACATCGTGGCCCCCCGGGAGCATGTGTTTGTGCACGCCATAACCTCTGAGTGTGTCATGCTGACCTGTGAGGTGGACCGGGAGGACGCTCCTGTGCACTGGTTCAAGGACGGACAGGAGGTGGAGGAGAGTGACTTCGTGCTGCTGGAGAGTGAAGGGCCCCACCGCCGCCTTGTGCTGCCCTCCGCCCAGCCTTCCGTCGGGGGCGAGTTCCAGTGTGTCGCTGGAGACGAGCGCGCCTACTTCACCGTGACCATCACAG ACGTCTCCTCGTGGATCGTGTACCCCAGCGGCAAGGTGTACGTGGCGGCCGTGCGCCTGGAGCGCGTGGTGCTGACCTGCGAGCTGTGCCGGCCCTGGGCCGAGGTGCGCTGGACCAAGGATGGCGAGGAGGTGGTGGAGAGTCCTGCGCTGCTCCTACAGAAGGAGGACACAGTGCGCCGCCTGGTGCTGCCCGCCGTTCAGCTGGAGGACTCGGGCGAGTACTTGTGTGAAATCGATGACGAATCCGCCTCATTCACGGTCACCGTCACAG AACCCCCAGTGCGCATCCTATACCCCCGGGACGAGGTGACCTTGGTGGCCGTGAGCTTGGAGTGTGTGGTGCTGATGTGTGAGCTGTCTCGGGAGGATGCCCCAGTGCGCTGGTACAAGGACGGGCTGGAGGTGGAGGAAAGCGAGGCCCTGGTGCTGGAGAGCGACGGGCCCCACCGTCGCCTGGTGCTGCCCGCCGCCCAGCCCCAGGACGGGGGCGAGTTCGTATGCGACGCCGGAGACGACTCAGCCTTCTACACTGTCACTGTCACAG CCCCTCCAGAGAGGATTGTGCACCCAGCAGCCCGCTCGCTGGACCTGCAGTTCAGGGCTCCGGGGCGCGTGGAGCTGCGCTGCGAGGTGGCCCCAGCTGGGTCCCAGGTGCGCTGGTACAAGGATGGGCTGGAGGTGGAAGCATCGGATGCCCTGCAACTGGGTGCCGAGGGACCCACCCGCACCCTGACCCTGCCCCACGCCCAGCCCGAGGACGCCGGGGAGTATGTGTGTGAGACTCGCGATGAAGCTGTCACCTTCAACATCAGCCTGGCTG AGCCCCCTGTCCAGTTCCTTGCCCCAGAGGCAGCCCCTGGCCCGCTCTGCGTGGCCCCCGGGGAGCCAGTGGTGCTGAGCTGTGAACTGTCCAGGGCTGGTGCCCTGGTCTTCTGGAGCCATAACGGGAAGCCGGTGCAAACAGGCGAGGGCCTGGAGCTCCGAGCCGAAGGACCCCGCCGCGTCCTCTGCATCCGGGCTGCAGACCTGGCCCACGCAGGCCTCTACACCTGCCAGTGTGGGGCAGCACCGGGGGCCCCCAGCCTCAGCTTCACCGTCCAAGTGGCTG AGCCCCCCGTGCGGGTGGTGGCCCCCGAGGCAGCCCAGACGAGGGTTCGCAGCACCCCAGGTGGGGACCTAGAGCTGGCGGTGCGCCTCTCCGGGCCAGGGGGCCCTGTACGCTGGTACAAGGACGGGGAGCGCCTGGCCAGCCAGGGGCGGGTGCAGCTGGAGCAGGACGGGGCAAGGCAGGTGCTGCGGGTGCGGGGGGCACGGAGCAGGGACGCTGGGGAGTACCTGTGCGACACGCCCCAGGACAGCCGCATCTTCCTCGTCAGCGTGGAAG aACCCCCGCTGGTGAAGCTAATCTCGGAGCTGACACCACTCACTGTCCATGAGGGGGATGACGCCACGTTCCGGTGTGAAGTCTCCCCACCAGATGCCGACATCACTTGGCTGCGCAATGGGGTCGTTGTCACTCCAGGGCCCCAGCTAGAGATGACCCAGAATGGGTCAAGCCGCACACTGACCGTGCGAAGCTGCCGGCTCGAGGATGCAGGGACTGTGACTGCCCGAGCTGGGGGCACATCCACAAGTGCCCGGCTGCACGTTCGAG AAACGGAGCTGCTGTTCCTGCGGCGGCTGCAGGACGTGCGGGCGGAGGAAGGCCAGGACGTGTGCCTCGAAGTGGAGACCGGCCGCGTGGGGGCGGCAGGGGCCGTCCACTGGATGCGAGGTGGGGCGCCCCTGCCCCCTGACTCCCGCCTGTCCACAGCCCAGGACGGCCACATCTACCGCCTCTTCATCCACTGCGTTGTGCTGGCCGACCAGGGCACCTACGGCTGCGAGAGCCACCACGACCGCACCCTGGCCCGGCTCAGCGTGAGGC CAAAGCAGCTAAGGGTGCTTCAACCTCTGGAGGATGTGACCATCATCGAGGGGGGCAGTGCCACCTTCCAACTGGAGCTGTCCCAGGAGGGGGTGACTGGGGAATGGGCCCGGGGTGGAGTGCGGCTGCAGCCGGGGCCCAAGTGCCAAATTCAGGCCGAGGGCCACGCTCACCACCTGGTCCTCAGCGGCCTGGGCCTGGCCGACTCGGgctgcatctccttcactgcGGATACACTGCGCTGTGCAGCCAGACTCACCGTGAGAG AGGCCCCAGTGACCATTGTGCGGGGGCTCCAGGACCTTGAAGTGACCGAGGGCGACACAGCTACGTTCGAGTGTGCACTTTCCCAGACCTTGGCTGATGTCACCTGGGAGAAG GATGGGCAGCCGCTCACCCCCAGCGCTCGGCTCAGGCTCCAGGCCCTCGGCACGCGCCGCCTTCTCCAGCTGCGGCGCTGCAGCCCCTTGGACGCAGGGACCTACAGCTGCGTGGTGGGGATGGCCCGAACTGGGCCCGTTCACCTAGTGGTGCGCG AGCGCAAGGTGTCTGTCCTCTCTGAGTTGCGGTCCGTGAGGGCCCGGGAAGGCGACGGAGCCACGTTCGAGTGCACCGTGTCGGAGGTCGAgacagctgggagctgggagctCGGAGGCCGCCCGCTGAGACCCGGAGGCCGCGTCCGCATCCGGCAGGAAG CACTGCCTCTGCAGATGCTCCGCCGGCCCCCTCGCGAGAAGACGGTTCTGGTCGGTCGCCGGGCGGTGCTGGAGGTGACAGTGTCCCGGCCGGGAGGTCAAGTGTGCTGGTTGCGGGAAGGGGCTGAGCTGTGCCCGGGAGACAAGTATCAGCTGCGCAGCCACGGCCCCACCCACAGCCTGGTCATCCATGACGTTCGACCTGAGGATCAGGGCACCTACTGCTGCCAGGCCGGCCAAGACAGCGCCTACACACGGCTGCTGGTAGAGG GAGATGCCACACTCTCCACCTGA
- the OBSL1 gene encoding obscurin-like protein 1 isoform X5, producing MKAGSGDQGSPPCFLRFPRPVRVVSGAEAELKCVVLGEPPPTVVWEKGGQQLAASDRLSFPVDGAEHCLLLSGALPTDAGVYVCRARNSAGEAYAAAAVTVLEPPAHEPEPQLAERPLPPPGAGEGAPVFLTGPRSQWVLRGAEVVLECQVGGLPAPTLYWEKDGMALDEVWDSSHFSLEPGRAGAGAGAGASLALRILAARLPDSGVYVCHARNAHGHARAGALLQVQQTPESPPEDPDEAPTPVVEPLKCAPKTFWVNEGKHAKFRCYVMGKPEPEIEWHWEGRPLLPDRRRLMYRDRDGGFVLKVLYCQAKDRGLYVCAARNSAGQTLSAVQLHVKEPRLRFSRPLQDVEGREHGIAVLECKVPNSRIPTAWFREDQRLLPCRKYEQIEEGTVRRLIIHRLKADDDGVYLCEMRGRVRTVANVTVKGPILKRLPRKLDVFEGENAVLLVETREAGVEGRWSRDGEDLPATCQSSSGHMHALVLPGVTREDAGEVTFSLGNSRTTTLLRVKCIKHNPPGPPVLAEMFKGHRNTVLLTWKPPDPTPETPFIYRLERQEVGSEDWVQCFSIEKAGAVEVPGDCVPTEGDYRFRVCTVSEHGRSPHVVFHGSAHLVPTARLVAGLEEVQVYDGEDAVFSLDLSTVIQGTWFLNGEELKSNEPEGQVGPGPLRYRVEQHGLQHRLILQAVRHQDSGALIGFSCPGVQDSAALTIQESPVHILSPQDKVSLTFTTSDRVVLTCELSRVDFPASWYKDGQQVEESESLVVKMDGRKHRLILPEAQVQDSGEFECRTEGISAFFSVTVQDPPVHIVAPREHVFVHAITSECVMLTCEVDREDAPVHWFKDGQEVEESDFVLLESEGPHRRLVLPSAQPSVGGEFQCVAGDERAYFTVTITDVSSWIVYPSGKVYVAAVRLERVVLTCELCRPWAEVRWTKDGEEVVESPALLLQKEDTVRRLVLPAVQLEDSGEYLCEIDDESASFTVTVTESYQSQDSSNNNPELCILLKKPKTRRLWSRFPPWRRTAGAE from the exons ATGAAGGCGGGCTCGGGGGATCAGGGGAGCCCCCCGTGCTTCCTGCGCTTCCCGCGGCCCGTGCGGGTGGTAAGTGGCGCGGAGGCCGAGCTCAAGTGCGTGGTGCTGGGGGAGCCGCCGCCCACTGTCGTGTGGGAGAAGGGCGGGCAGCAGCTGGCGGCCTCCGATCGCCTGAGCTTCCCGGTAGACGGCGCCGAGCACTGCCTGCTGCTGAGCGGGGCGCTGCCCACCGACGCTGGGGTCTACGTGTGCCGCGCCCGCAACTCGGCCGGAGAGGCCTACGCGGCAGCTGCCGTCACCGTGCTGGAGCCGCCGGCCCACGAGCCCGAGCCCCAGCTCGCCGAGCGCCCGCTGCCGCCGCCCGGAGCCGGAGAGGGCGCCCCGGTGTTCCTGACGGGGCCCCGGTCCCAGTGGGTGCTGCGGGGGGCGGAGGTGGTGCTGGAGTGCCAGGTGGGGGGCCTCCCCGCGCCCACGCTCTACTGGGAGAAGGATGGGATGGCGCTGGACGAAGTGTGGGACAGCAGCCACTTCTCCCTCGAGCCGGGCCgcgcgggcgcgggcgcgggcgcgggcgcgAGCCTGGCGCTTCGCATCCTGGCGGCTCGGCTGCCCGACTCGGGCGTCTACGTGTGCCACGCCCGCAACGCCCACGGCCACGCGCGGGCCGGGGCGCTGCTGCAGGTGCAGCAGACCCCCGAGAGCCCGCCCGAGGACCCCGACGAGGCCCCCACGCCCGTGGTGGAGCCGCTTAAGTGCGCGCCCAAGACCTTCTGGGTGAACGAGGGCAAGCACGCAAAGTTCCGCTGCTACGTGATGGGCAAGCCGGAGCCAGAAATTGAATGGCACTGGGAGGGCCGCCCGCTGCTCCCCGATCGCCGCCGCCTCATGTACCGCGACCGAGACGGCGGCTTTGTGCTCAAGGTGCTGTACTGCCAGGCCAAGGACCGTGGGCTCTACGTGTGCGCCGCGCGCAATTCGGCGGGCCAGACGCTCAGTGCGGTGCAGCTGCACGTGAAAG AGCCCCGCCTCCGCTTCTCTAGGCCGCTGCAGGACGTGGAGGGCCGAGAGCATGGAATTGCGGTGCTGGAGTGTAAAGTCCCCAACTCTCGCATTCCCACTGCCTGGTTCCGCGAGGACCAGCGACTACTGCCCTGCCGCAAGTACGAGCAAATCGAGGAGGGCACGGTCCGCCGCCTCATCATCCACAGGCTGAAGGCGGACGACGACGGCGTCTACCTGTGCGAGATGCGCGGCCGTGTGCGCACCGTGGCCAACGTGACAGTCAAAG GGCCCATCCTGAAGCGGCTGCCCCGGAAGCTCGACGTTTTTGAGGGCGAAAACGCGGTGCTGCTGGTGGAGACACGCGAGGCTGGGGTGGAGGGACGCTGGAGTCGCGACGGAGAGGACCTGCCGGCCACCTGTCAGAGCAGCTCAGGCCACATGCACGCCCTGGTCCTTCCAGGGGTCACCCGAGAAGATGCTGGGGAGGTCACCTTCAGTCTGGGCAACTCCCGGACCACCACTCTGCTTAGAGTCAAAT GCATCAAGCACAATCCCCCAGGACCCCCAGTGTTGGCTGAGATGTTCAAGGGCCACAGGAACACGGTCCTGCTCACCTGGAAGCCTCCAGACCCCACCCCCGAGACCCCCTTCATCTACCGGCTGGAGCGGCAGGAGGTGGGCTCGGAAGACTGGGTACAGTGCTTCAGCATTGAGAAAGCCGGGGCCGTGGAGGTGCCCGGGGACTGCGTGCCGACCGAGGGTGACTACCGCTTCCGAGTCTGCACCGTCAGTGAACACGGCCGCAGCCCGCACGTGGTGTTCCATGGGTCTGCTCACCTGG TGCCCACAGCTCGCCTGGTGGCTGGTCTGGAGGAGGTGCAGGTGTATGATGGGGAAGACGCCGTCTTCTCCCTGGATCTCTCCACCGTCATCCAGGGCACCTGGTTCCTTAACGGGGAGGAGCTCAAGAGTAACGAGCCAGAGGGCCAGGTGGGGCCGGGGCCCCTGCGGTACCGGGTGGAACAGCATGGCCTGCAGCACAGGCTCATCCTGCAGGCCGTCCGGCATCAGGACAGTGGGGCCCTGATCGGCTTCAGCTGCCCAGGTGTGCAGGACTCAGCTGCCCTCACCATCCAAG AGAGTCCCGTGCACATCCTGAGCCCCCAGGACAAGGTGTCGCTGACCTTTACAACCTCCGATCGGGTGGTACTGACCTGTGAGCTCTCCCGGGTGGACTTCCCAGCGAGCTGGTACAAGGATGGGCAGCAGGTGGAGGAGAGCGAGTCACTGGTGGTGAAGATGGACGGGCGCAAACACCGCCTAATCCTGCCCGAGGCCCAGGTCCAGGACAGCGGCGAGTTCGAGTGCAGGACAGAAGGCATCTCAGCCTTCTTCAGCGTCACCGTCCAAG ACCCCCCAGTGCACATCGTGGCCCCCCGGGAGCATGTGTTTGTGCACGCCATAACCTCTGAGTGTGTCATGCTGACCTGTGAGGTGGACCGGGAGGACGCTCCTGTGCACTGGTTCAAGGACGGACAGGAGGTGGAGGAGAGTGACTTCGTGCTGCTGGAGAGTGAAGGGCCCCACCGCCGCCTTGTGCTGCCCTCCGCCCAGCCTTCCGTCGGGGGCGAGTTCCAGTGTGTCGCTGGAGACGAGCGCGCCTACTTCACCGTGACCATCACAG ACGTCTCCTCGTGGATCGTGTACCCCAGCGGCAAGGTGTACGTGGCGGCCGTGCGCCTGGAGCGCGTGGTGCTGACCTGCGAGCTGTGCCGGCCCTGGGCCGAGGTGCGCTGGACCAAGGATGGCGAGGAGGTGGTGGAGAGTCCTGCGCTGCTCCTACAGAAGGAGGACACAGTGCGCCGCCTGGTGCTGCCCGCCGTTCAGCTGGAGGACTCGGGCGAGTACTTGTGTGAAATCGATGACGAATCCGCCTCATTCACGGTCACCGTCACAG AGTCATACCAAAGTCAGGACAGTTCCAATAACAACCCGGAGTTATGCATCCTCTTGAAAAAGCCGAAGACCCGGCGCCTCTGGTCCCGCTTCCCCCCTTGGCGACGAACAGCTGGCGCTGAGTAG